The Salvia miltiorrhiza cultivar Shanhuang (shh) chromosome 1, IMPLAD_Smil_shh, whole genome shotgun sequence genome has a window encoding:
- the LOC131002419 gene encoding LOW QUALITY PROTEIN: putative elongation factor TypA-like SVR3, chloroplastic (The sequence of the model RefSeq protein was modified relative to this genomic sequence to represent the inferred CDS: inserted 1 base in 1 codon; deleted 3 bases in 3 codons; substituted 1 base at 1 genomic stop codon), with protein MDMAIGARPTSNLTPKAILLSSRNFESVQKSSIYGRSWLKRQFLGGPLSIKTKSKSLSTPLRNSVKCSVSEATEAATEKKSQLVRRNDIRNIAIVAHVDHGKTTLVDAMLRQSKVFRDNQFMQERIMDSNDLERERGITILSKNTSITYKDTKINIIDTPGHSDFGGEVERILNMVEGVLLVVDSVEGPMPQTRFVLKKALEFGHSVIVVINKIDRPSARPDYVINSTFELXIELNATDEQCDFQVIYASGLKDQAGLSPENLAEDLGPLFETVVRCIPGPQIAKDGSLQCLXATNIEYDEHKGRIAIGRLHAGMLRKGMDVRICTSEDQCRFGRVSELFVYEKFFRVPTELVEAGDICAVCGIDDIQIGETIADKITGKPLPSIKVEEPTVRMAFSINISTFVGREGKYVTSRNLRDRLYRELERNLAMKVEDGETSDTFIVSGRGTLHITILIENMRREGYEFMVGPPKVINKRVDDKLLEPFEIAIVEVPEEYVGPVVELLGRRRGHMIDMQGTGSEGTTFMKYKVPTRGLLGLRNSILTVTRGTAVLNTIFDEYGTWAGDISTRDLGSLVAFEDGTSTSYAIASSQERGQMFIGPGVDVYKGQIIGIHQRPGDLSLNVCKKKAATNIRSNKEQTVVLDSPLEYSLDDCIEYIQEDELVEVTPLSIRMCKNPKMMKKSSR; from the exons ATGGATATGGCTATTGGTGCACGCCCCACTTCGAACCTTACCCCTAAAGCTATTCTCCTATCGTCTAGGAACTTCGAATCCGTTCAAAAAAGCTCCATTTATGGCCGTTCTTGGCTGAAAAGGCAATTTCTTGGTGGCCCTTTATCTATTAAAACGAAATCCAAGAGCTTGAGCACCCCTCTTCGGAATTCTGTCAAATGCTCTGTTTCTGAAGCCACGGAGGCTGCCACGG AGAAGAAGAGCCAGTTGGTAAGGAGAAATGACATACGAAATATAGCAATTGTTGCACATGTTGATCATGGGAAGACCACTCTCGTGGATGCTATGTTAAGGCAATCCAAG GTTTTTCGGGACAACCAATTTATGCAGGAGAGGATAATGGATTCTAATGATCTAGAGCGTGAAAGGGGAATAACAATACTTAGCAAAAACACATCTATCACGTATAAGGATACGAAGATTAATATCATTGATACTCCAGGCCATTCTGACTTTGGAGGTGAAGTAGAGCGTATTCTCAACATGGTGGAAGGAGTTCTATTAGTG GTAGATTCTGTTGAGGGTCCAATGCCGCAGACAAGATTTGTTCTGAAGAAGGCTCTTGAATTTGGCCATTCGGTCATTGTTGTCATCAATAAAATTGACAGGCCCTCTGCTCGTCCAGATTATGTCATAAATTCAACTTTTGAAT TTATTGAGCTGAACGCAACGGATGAACAG TGTGATTTCCAAGTTATATACGCGAGTGGCCTCAAGGACCAGGCAGGACTTTCTCCTGAAAACCTGGCTGAGGATCTTGGACCGCTTTTCGAGACCGTTGTCAGATGCATACCTGGACCACAAATTGCCAAAGATGGTTCTCTTCAATGCTTGTAA GCTACAAATATTGAATATGATGAACATAAAGGGCGCATTGCTATTGGTCGTCTGCATGCTGGGATGTTGCGCAAAGGAATGGATGTGCGG attTGTACCTCTGAAGATCAATGCAGG TTTGGTCGAGTAAGTGAactgtttgtgtatgaaaagtTCTTCCGAGTTCCGACAGAATTA GTAGAGGCTGGTGACATTTGTGCTGTTTGTGGCATTGATGATATTCAG ATTGGAGAGACGATTGCAGACAAAATCACGGGGAAGCCATTGCCCTCCATTAAGGTCGAAGAACCTACAGTGAGAATGGCTTTCTCAATCAACATTTCA ACCTTTGTGGGCCGTGAG GGGAAGTATGTCACCAGTAGAAACCTACGAGATAGGCTCTACCGTGAACTTGAGCGAAATTTGGCAATGAAAGTTGAAGATGGTGAAACTTCTGATACATTTATTGTAAGCGGGCGTGGTACTCTGCATATCACAATATTAATAGAGAACAT GCGTAGAGAAGGATATGAGTTCATGGTGGGTCCACCCAAGGTTATCAACAAAAGAGTGGATGACAAGTTGTTGGAACCTTTTGAG ATTGCTATTGTAGAGGTACCAGAAGAATACGTTGGACCCGTAGTGGAACTTCTTGGTAGACGACGTGGACATATGATTGATATGCAAGGAACTGG GTCGGAAGGCACGACCTTCATGAAATATAAGGTACCAACAAGGGGCCTCCTCGGGCTGCGAAATTCAATTCTCACTGTAACTCGAGGCACAGCAGTTCTGAACACGATATTTGACGAGTATGGAACTTGGGCCGGTGATATCAGTACCCGTGATCTGGGTTCTTTG GTTGCTTTTGAGGATGGAACGAGTACATCCTACGCTATTGCAAGTTCACAAGAACGAGGCCAGATGTTTATTGGACCCGGAGTTGATGTGTACAAAGGTCAAATAATCGGCATCCATCAGCGCCCGGGCGACTTATCCTTGAATGTGTGCAAGAAGAAAGCAGCCACCAACATCCGTTCAAATAAAGAACAAACAG TTGTTCTGGATTCGCCTTTGGAATACAGTCTCGATGACTGCATAGAATACATTCAAGAAGACGAACTCGTTGAAGTCACTCCCTTGAGCATCCGGATGTGCAAGAACCCTAAGATGATGAAGAAATCATCACGTTGA